In Oligoflexus sp., a single window of DNA contains:
- a CDS encoding ATP-binding protein yields MNRKEAHHSKLVGMMDMKRLIHELQTQRIELELQNEELRHAEYRLKQAAKRYGDLYDFAPVGYLTMTRDAVIREINLKGAASLQKDRIQLIGSVFYDFIYDGYREIFQRHLQDVIGKSEKQTCKLRLMTQSSEPFYGQIESVAWHEDETGEVLVRSILSDITSQTRIEGELIHAKEKAEQASLAKSQFLANMSHEMRTPLAVILGYSELALAEKERDPSLSHPLRAIKRNGEHLLQLIDDILDISRVEAGQMVIALAPSQPEIEVRQLVDSMQPKAEAKGLSLNLIWKKNIPPTILTDTTRLRQILLNILSNAIKFTERGGITIEASAVPGPDAETPWLLQFDVQDSGCGIPASSYFSLFKPFSQADASDARKFGGIGLGLYLSRRLAQALGGDVSLLESEVGSGSTFRVCINMRAVGDGLVLATQPKSPRLEHSELQGVSVLLVEDSPDVQLMVRSMLELAGGTVFCANDGVHAISLALEKSIDLILMDLQLPLLDGYKATLELRRLHFAKPILALTAHAFHEERHRVLHSSEFDGFLTKPIGFKPLVDTVKKWAHQERDLRKSRVQELH; encoded by the coding sequence ATGAATCGTAAAGAAGCTCACCACAGCAAGCTGGTCGGCATGATGGATATGAAGCGTTTGATCCATGAGCTGCAAACGCAGAGGATCGAACTTGAGCTGCAGAACGAAGAGCTGCGGCACGCAGAATATCGACTCAAACAGGCGGCGAAGCGCTACGGCGACCTTTACGACTTCGCGCCGGTGGGGTACCTGACCATGACCCGCGACGCTGTGATCCGCGAGATCAATCTGAAGGGAGCCGCGAGCCTGCAAAAGGATCGCATTCAGCTGATCGGCTCGGTCTTCTACGACTTCATTTATGATGGCTATCGGGAAATCTTCCAAAGGCATCTTCAGGATGTGATTGGCAAAAGTGAAAAGCAGACCTGCAAACTGCGCCTGATGACCCAGAGCAGCGAGCCTTTTTATGGGCAGATCGAGAGCGTGGCCTGGCACGAGGATGAAACGGGCGAGGTGCTGGTTCGCAGCATTCTGAGCGACATCACCAGCCAAACGCGCATTGAAGGCGAGTTGATTCACGCCAAGGAAAAGGCCGAGCAGGCGAGCCTCGCCAAAAGCCAATTCCTGGCGAACATGAGCCATGAGATGCGGACGCCTCTGGCCGTGATCCTTGGCTATAGCGAGCTGGCCCTCGCTGAAAAGGAAAGGGATCCTTCCCTGAGTCATCCACTGCGGGCGATCAAACGCAACGGCGAGCATCTTCTGCAGCTGATCGACGATATCCTCGATATTTCACGGGTGGAAGCCGGACAGATGGTGATCGCCCTGGCTCCCAGTCAGCCGGAAATCGAAGTGAGGCAGCTGGTCGACAGCATGCAGCCCAAGGCCGAGGCCAAGGGCCTTTCGCTCAATCTGATCTGGAAGAAAAATATTCCCCCGACCATCCTCACCGACACCACGCGCCTGCGGCAGATCCTTTTGAATATCCTAAGCAACGCCATCAAATTTACCGAACGCGGCGGCATCACGATCGAGGCTTCCGCAGTGCCCGGCCCGGATGCCGAGACGCCCTGGCTTTTGCAGTTCGATGTTCAGGATTCCGGCTGCGGCATTCCCGCTTCGTCTTATTTTTCCCTCTTCAAGCCCTTTTCCCAGGCGGATGCGTCCGATGCGCGGAAGTTTGGAGGCATAGGTCTTGGGCTCTATCTTTCGCGGCGTCTGGCCCAGGCTCTGGGTGGAGATGTGAGTCTTTTGGAAAGCGAAGTCGGAAGCGGCAGTACCTTTCGCGTCTGCATCAATATGCGCGCTGTCGGCGATGGACTCGTCCTCGCGACGCAGCCCAAGTCTCCCCGGCTTGAACACAGCGAGCTGCAGGGCGTCAGCGTGCTTTTGGTCGAAGACAGCCCTGATGTTCAGCTTATGGTCCGCAGCATGCTTGAGCTTGCGGGTGGCACTGTGTTCTGTGCCAATGATGGGGTTCACGCGATATCCCTGGCTCTGGAAAAATCCATCGACCTTATCCTTATGGATCTGCAGCTGCCTCTTCTTGATGGGTATAAGGCAACTCTGGAGCTGCGCAGACTGCACTTCGCCAAACCCATTCTCGCACTCACGGCCCATGCCTTTCATGAGGAGCGGCATCGGGTGCTTCACTCCTCAGAATTTGACGGCTTTCTCACCAAACCCATCGGCTTTAAACCGCTGGTCGACACCGTGAAAAAATGGGCGCACCAGGAACGGGACCTCAGGAAGAGCCGGGTGCAGGAGCTTCATTGA